ggagtacaagtcacaggaggttctgctcaagtctttataatacactggtgagtcctcatctggagtcctgtgtgcagttttggtctccagactacaaaaaggacatagcagcacaagaaaaggtccagagaagagcaactaactgggctacaggggatgagttaggaggaaagattaaaagagctgagcctttacagtttaaacgaaagaagattaaaaggtgataaaaaaaagcattgtctggtctgatgagtctcgatttctgctgtgacattcagatggtaaggtcaaaatttggcatcaacaacataaaagcagggatccatcctgccttgtatcaatggttcataCTGCTGCtggtgggggtggtggtggtgtaattgtgtggggaatattttcttgggCCCCTTAGAACCAACTGAGCACTGTTTAAATTCCACAGAGTATTGctactgaccatgtccatccctttatgacctccCATCCTGTGATGGATCCATGTCActaagctcaaatcatctcaaacagaatgtcaggttatatagcgccttgatgtgtggagtacaagtcacaggaggttctgctcaagctttataacacactggtgaggcctcatctggagtcctgggtgcagttttcgTCTCcggactacaaaaaggacatagcagcacaagaaaaggtccagagaagagcgactaggctgattatgggggctacaggggatgagttaggaggaaagattaaaagagctgagcctttatagacATAAAGAGgacacatgattgaagtgttaaaaAGCATGAAGAGAATTACTCCAttgttttaaaacaagttcatcaagaatatgggGACACAGATGGGGACTTGTGAAGGGtgaatttctcacaaacattaggaagttattctgtacacagagaaccacaaacacatggaataagtgaccaagtagtgtggtggacaggaggactttaaggaccttcaaaacttgatgtgatgttattttggaagaattaagtggaaaggactgaGAAGCTTTGTTGGGTTTGAATGGCCTGATCTCCtccagattgttttaatgttctaaaggGTGTTGTAAATAGCGGTCAGGTTTCAGGGTCGGAGCTCTGTCTTGCTCATCTTCTAAATGAGATACCTTCTTCTGGGAGCGCCCTACTTTTATAAATTTTTGGGTGGAAGGGGCAGGctcaattgccctcactgggcatcttctcagatCTGTGGgtggaaaaggagacaagacagtTGGTGAACGTGCCCTCTGGTGTCCCGGGGTGTTAGGGCTTAACTCTGACAAGCCAAGAAGTTGATATGCATGTGTGACACTAGAAActgaaaatttaacaaatcaCTCCCTGATTTAGAACACAGAAACAAACTGGAATATAAAAACGCAATCAGGGATGGGTGGGTACAAAGAAAACAGACCGGTGTACAGTGGAAAAAATAGGATGTGCCGTAAATAGCTCATTTTACACTACCCCAAAATCATCCTGGCCTATTCCACCCACTAGCACTAACTATGCATGAAAAGGCAGCGTCCCTGCAGACCCCTCGTTTTCATTTCAATGAGGCTCCATCATGGGTCATTTTCTGCTTCTAAATGGACTCCTGCCGTGGTCATCCCTCGTCTTGTCCAACCATCCAAACACACAGCAGTCGGTTAATGTGCCACATCAGTACAAATGATGCCAGTCGTCAGGGTAGCCAAGTGGCGGCACACAGCTTTATTGCAGCCATTCTTAAAGGAATACACCACCCGAAAAGGACTTTGTTTTACACAGTGAGGGAAATAAGCCTTCGATcctctgctgaatttgtaagtttgctcacttagaAAGAAATGAAGAGTCTCTAatgtttatggtagtttcattttaatggagagagacagactatcaaccaaaaatccaaaaaaacacaTGACGTAAAAGTTATAAACTGATTTGCATGTTATcgagagaaataaggatttgatcaactacaacccagccagaatccTGGTTCCCACACATTGGTCGTGTGCCCAAGTGgcacacacagattacaatcaatcaatcacagatactcctgatGTCAACtagttatgtgtataaagcacaactGTCCAGCAGAGTCAGCTTCTTCtgttccaacctctccaccaccatgggcaacaccAAAAAGTTGTCATAGGACTTTGAAATCTTGCAGTGCCTGCAATGTCCCCcagctcaagaaggcacatgtacatgCTGGGGGACCTTGTGGGCGCTGCAAGATGCAtggtgactgtggtggtcccaactgccttcagatcattaacaagctcctcccgtgtagttgtaggctgatccttcacctttctcatcatcatcctcaccccatgaggcaagaccttgcatggagctccagaccgaggggcaattgatggtcattttctatttctgaattatcacaccaacagttgtcaccttctcaccaagcttcttgctggtggtcttgtagcccaCTCTAGCCTTgtccctgacatcctttgacagctcacagtggtggagaggttggaatggaagaaattgattctgtggacagattTGCTTTATGTACATCATAAGTTGAGGTCAGGagtatctgtgattgattgattctaATCTGTGTGTGCCACGTGGGCACACGGTCAATCTGTGGCAGCCGGAATTCTGGCTGGATTGTAAGGGATCAAAtctttatttctctcaatgacatgtaaatcaatttataacttttatgtgtgtaaatgagagggaggtcagtggaataaacaaatatttacattgaaccctctcttgcccctaaacaataaataaaaacacgtaacacaaatacaaacagatTATTTAAACACAGGAAggcgggagtggcagagaagtatgtaagagtcgtacaggatatgtacgagggaagtgtgaccatggtgaggtctgcggtaggagtgatggaggtgggattacatcagggatcggctctgagccctttcttatttgcaatggtgatggacaggttgacagacgagattagacaggagtctccgtggactgtgatgtttgctgatgacattgtgatctgtagtgagagtagggagcaggttgagaagaccctggagaggtggagatatgagaggagaggaatgaaggtcagtaggaacaagagagcatacatgtgtgtgaatgagagggaggtcagtggaatggtgaggatgaggggagtagagttggcgaaggtagatgagtttaaatacttgggatcaacagtacagagtaatggggattgtggaagagaagtgaagaagagagtgcaggcagggtggagtgggtggagaagagtgtcaggagtgattggtgacagacgggtatcagcaagagtgaaagggaaggtctacaggacggtagtgagaccagctatgttatatgagttggagatggaggcacaggagacagagctggaggtggcagagttaaagatgctaagatttgcattgggtgtgatgaggatggacaggattagaaatgaggacattagagggtcagctcaagttgaacagtttggagacaaagtcagagaggtgagattgtgttggtttgcacatgtgcagaggagacatgctgggtatattgggaaaatcagtgctaagtatagagctgccagggaagaggagaagaggaaggcctaagagaaggtttatggatgtggtgagagaggacatgcaggtgatgggggtaacagaacaagatgacgaggacaagaagatatggaagaagatgatccactgtggtgacacctaacgagagcagctgaaagaagaagaggaagaacaaGATGTAGTTTCAGCAAATGTCGCATTACAAACAGTCCAGAATGCAAGATTCAAGCAGAATCTTCTATGCCCATCTCTTACAAAATTTTGACCAAGAAGAGAAAAGTCCTTCACTTGTGCTCGGTCAaacagagctgccaggtaagaacaaaagaggaaggcctaagagaaggtttatggatatgatgagagtggacatgcaggtgatgagtgtgacagagcaagatgacgaggacaggaagatatggaaaacgatgatccgctgtggcaggcCCTAACAGGAGCAGACGACAGAAGAAGAtgtcatgtgtttttttctggatttttggttgatattctgtctctctccattaaaatgaaactaccatgtAGGCCTGGGGATGTAGGGGAGCAATCGCGCTTGAGCATGGcacagaacatacagtacatgcccgGTGTGAATACACCCAGagttttatgttgtgttttaaaGCCCCGAGCCTGAACCGAGTTCAATTTATGACACTTACTTTTCAAAATCAAAGAGGGATCCAACAAAGTCACCCACTCGTTGAGTTTCAAACTCCGCCATCATTTTCTTCATCATCTCCTCAAAACTGATATTGTCCTCTTTGATTCCCAGTAGCACACCTGTGATGATGTCTCTGTATGGCTCCTCTCCGATATCCTTAGTGATGGTGGAGAAAAGGCTCTTAATGGTGGCCTCATTCTTGTGGACAAGTCTCTTAATGTGGTCGAGTTCCTCCTGCCAGTTGGGAGTGTTGAGCTTGTGGGAAGTGCAGCCTGTGGAGACACCAGAAGGCCTGCCGATGTGGAAGGTGATAGAACACTGACCTGAAGGGGATCCTGGCTTGGCTGCCACCGTCTTTCTTGGAATTCTCCTAGCTTCTCCATCACTGCTGATGTTATGAAGTACCACATGATCCCCGGAGCCAATTTCATTTTCACCATCTGCACTTTGTGAAAACCTGCCAGGTACCAGGTTGGCTCCAAGTGCTATCAACAGCAGCCAGCACTGCAGTGTCATGGTCTAAACAGAGACAAATGGTTCTCATTAGCATGCAGATGTGCAAGGACCAACCTCACTGGAAGAGACTCTTGCTGTTTGCTTGGTGAAAGGAGTTTGTTCACCTTGGTTAGTTAAGTGTTGTGTACACAGGACTTTCCACAAACACTATTACATACCTGGGGTCTTTAGAGACCTggcatatgtatttatatataaatcgAACCACAAATAACCATAACTAACTTTCCAAACTTTTATTGAAACCTCTTCCTGGAATACTTTACTTCTTTTAATTGTTAATATTAATTACttctacattttaatatttatatacagtataattacacAATCATTGTCTGCCACTCGGCACAACAGCGGCAGATCATTTACCTTTTTTATGATCAATGCAATGTAAcatcttctgtgttttttgtcCCCTTTTGCTACTGTAAGAAGCTGTTTCAGGTGATGTGGCTAGTGCTGTTTCACTCTATGCAGCCACTACAGTCGCCTGTCACCTTCACTTTCAACCTTCATGCTCTTCGTCAAAGCTCTGGTCCTCTAAAATTCCATGCCCAGAACATTCAAGATCAAAAGGCATCACACGTATTTGTATTGTCTCCCTGCAGTGCGTTTCTGTGTCTCTCTTTGTCTTGTCATCTGCCATCACTGACAGGGAATTTTTCAAGGGCTTCCTATGCTGATCAGTGACACCTCTGTTCTTCCCTCTTAACTCTCTAAACTCATAAATACCCAAAAATAAGCAATACGATAGAAACAAAGTGGTCATGAACACACAGAGATAAAATGAAATCCTCAACAAAGCAGGCTTTGTTGGATTGCTGTTTACATGTAGCGGAGCTACATAATAATAGTATGTtctatgtttgtgctgagtgcgtttcgtttcatcgtcccgtttactgtccgtcatatgtgcgtcagtgaatgttgtccccgaaaatgaaaaggggaaggatgatggagagagaccgcagccccaagacgGAGATTGCCTGTTAAACTCACCTGATACATCCGGGACATTGCGTATTTAAAAAAAGAGGAGTGAATGGCAaaagaggacagagagagagagagagagagagaaagaaagaaagaaaagaaagaaagaaagaaagaaagaaagaaagaaagaaagaaagaaagaaagaaagaaagaaagaaaggacaatTTAACCATCCATTTATCAGCTCATCACTGCCGATCATTGCTTTAGTCCActgcttgtttttttaacatCTGATTCAacatcacgacagccagagccGAGAAAACCCGGGGTTCGGATTCATACCcgccattgccaggacttttcacTGTGAGGTCGTTTTGTTTTCGAGAAGGAGCACAATACACTACAGCCAGTATTAATACTgctgcactttattttggactAATTTATCACCACAtttcaattcttcttcttcttttggctgctcccattacgggttgctacagcagatcatcttcttccatatcttcctctcctcgtcatcttgttctgtcacacccatcacctgcatgtcctctctcaccacatccataaaccttctcttaggccttcctcttttcctcttgcctggcagctctatccttatcatccttctctcattatacccagcatctctcctctgcacatgtccaaaccaacgcaatctcgcctctctgactttgtctcctaaccgtccaacctgagctgaccctctaatgtcctcatttctaatcctgtccatcctcgtcacacccaatgcaaatcttagcatctttaactctgtcacctccagctctgtctccagtgccaccgtctccagcccatataacatccCCATCTAGGATGGGatgaaaaagaaatgattaaTGCAGACCTCCGTGCTAACGTTTGCCTTGGACCATGCAAGGCATGTCtttcttatatgccatttggtatgggatttgtaaaagcaatgttaatgtttgtgatgtgccatctgttggaatgccaaatacaatgcatatgtctctcttatatgccatttggtatgggattcataaaagcagtgttaggtTTTGTGATGTGCCAAGGTTTTATTCTCCACAAAAAGGTACTATGTAATACGATGAAGCTCCACAGTGCCCAACAGCAATATGTAGTGGCCTAAAAACACAAGGCAATCggaataaataaaatccaaaaacgaGTCTCAAGGTGAAGTTAAATGacagagcagaaggtcaaaaaatccaaataaatcacAATAAGCCCAAGACATGGCAAAAACAGAGAACTCAACAAGACTGCCTAGCAAAATCAAAATGAACCCCCAGCAAcagtgggagaccctccagatttatggGGAGGGGGGGCAgtccctggcagtgattggcaggtgaccccaCCTAttgaggaaccacccacaagacacatCGAACATAACATAACCCACGCAGTGTATCATACAtaaccaaaatcaaaaacaaagaatgacGTAGATAATCAAGTCACATTAACGATTATAAAAgagtcaaaaataaacaaaacagacccAAAACATGAAGTTGAACCTCAGCCGCCGTGTTGGGGGGGCATCTGAACTGAAACACAAAAGTCACATGACTGAATATTAAGCACACGCTCCATCACTTGACGAGCGGCACACGCGTATGCACTGCACTGTGACACCCGCAGAAACAGGCAACAGCGCTATCAAACAATGCAATACTTTTTCAGAATGATACAAAAATTATTgagaaataatacaataataataataattagtatgCTAATAAAAAGGTCCCAtcaaatatttttggttttctttatagATCTGAGGGTGCTGAATCCAAATATGGCAATACAATCACTCTATCACATCCCCTTTTTGAAAAATgaggtttaaaacaaaaaataaaacactattttacagaaagaaacatattattaatattaattactcttgaaagattttaaattacacataaaattgttttaaatatatctaaggttgaaatataaataatcagcattaatgtttgcagcgcACCATCTGTCGGAATGTGTTTGGCAATGcgtgttgtaataaaatgcattgcatttgtcatacaagcagatggcgccttaaatcatttgtagtaataaaatgtattattacaaatgtttgtgatgtgccatctgttggaatgacagacacagcaactggacagacacacagatgtttgtcctttaattaagctgatttctgtctgtctggcagTTACTCTGTTTGAAGCTATTCAGCGTTAGCGTTGACAGTGCAGTGTGACTTGTCCTGTTGCTGTCATAGTCTCAGTTATACGCCATTTTTGAATGGGAGTCATAAAACTTGTGTtattgtttgtaatgcaccatctgttggaatgactattGCAATACATCCATTTCTATTACAGgtaaatgccatttggtacaaGATTCGTCAAAacaatgctaatgtttgtgatgcaccatctgttggataacagagataaaacaaccgGAGGGACATACAAacatgtccttttattaaagtggattattacttacaaaaagtagTCAATTGGTAGTTTTATTTTGCCCCTCTAATTATCTTCTGAAGGTGTTTCATGGGGTCTGCTAACATAGACCTCCCTCCACATTCCACTACAACGTCTCTCCATTCGTGCGATGTCCTGGTGGACCCTCTCTTATGTTCATCAGAGGCCGTTCCCATGTTTTCAGGTAAAAAAATACCCAAACGACATTGTAGGAAATAATAGATTAAAAATGCCAGTAAATTTAATGAtaaaattactgtaaatgttaaaagtaaaagaccttttctgaaaaaaaggaaagttgccttatgttctactgaaaattacctgtatatcttaaacaatacatttcattattttttacagccaaggcctgtaatatcaatattttttaaaatatgctatatactgtTTACTGATTCATTATAATttcactgaaaaaaatctgttaattttacagtgtaaaactgttaaatagcgaaggtaaacaaccgtaaaatgtaaaacggtaaagcgCTGCTTCAGTAACGccgcttttaataataataaattacatttatatagcgctattcttagtactcaaagcgctatccacacagggaagaactgggaagcgaacccacaatcttccaaagtctccttactgcaaagcagcagcactaccactgcgccacctgtgaggacataagGACACGCCCacttttaccatattgttcctggtgaaccgcataacttgtgaaaaaaaacttaaagtatccatccatccatcatccaacccgctatatccta
The sequence above is drawn from the Erpetoichthys calabaricus chromosome 3, fErpCal1.3, whole genome shotgun sequence genome and encodes:
- the si:ch211-142k18.1 gene encoding uncharacterized protein si:ch211-142k18.1; this encodes MAMQTACGSPNRTMTLQCWLLLIALGANLVPGRFSQSADGENEIGSGDHVVLHNISSDGEARRIPRKTVAAKPGSPSGQCSITFHIGRPSGVSTGCTSHKLNTPNWQEELDHIKRLVHKNEATIKSLFSTITKDIGEEPYRDIITGVLLGIKEDNISFEEMMKKMMAEFETQRVGDFVGSLFDFEKVQEEASLTADLLCSTADIADRLERGSRELYSQLTKFQPDHSHRERVPPSPSSSSSSLCSWRGCV